Proteins encoded by one window of Longibacter salinarum:
- a CDS encoding ribonuclease HII: MLEHERRLWTSGYQYVAGLDEAGRGCLAGPVVAAAVILPRDIEIPAIQDSKSLSETKRDQAREQIEEQALAVEVGICSPQEIDELNILHASLEAMRRATNNLSPGAEYLLVDGNRWIENSAWPYETVVKGDATSQSIAAASIIAKTERDRMMRTLASEHPEYGWESNVGYPTKQHYKAIAQHGITSFHRQSFKLKRSA; encoded by the coding sequence GCCTAGACGAAGCGGGCCGAGGATGTCTGGCTGGACCTGTTGTTGCCGCAGCTGTGATTCTCCCGCGTGACATCGAAATTCCAGCGATTCAGGATAGTAAGTCGCTGTCTGAAACGAAGCGGGATCAGGCGCGCGAGCAGATTGAGGAACAGGCGCTGGCCGTCGAGGTGGGCATCTGTTCGCCGCAGGAGATCGACGAACTCAACATTCTCCACGCGTCCCTGGAGGCGATGCGGCGCGCGACCAACAACCTGTCGCCGGGTGCGGAGTACCTCTTGGTTGACGGCAACCGCTGGATTGAGAACTCGGCGTGGCCGTACGAGACGGTGGTCAAGGGCGACGCGACGAGCCAGTCGATCGCAGCTGCGTCCATTATCGCGAAGACCGAGCGGGACCGGATGATGCGGACGCTCGCCTCGGAGCATCCGGAATATGGATGGGAGTCGAACGTCGGGTATCCGACGAAGCAGCACTACAAGGCGATCGCGCAGCATGGCATCACGTCCTTTCATCGCCAGAGCTTCAAACTGAAGCGGTCGGCGTAG